From one Peptoniphilaceae bacterium AMB_02 genomic stretch:
- a CDS encoding helix-turn-helix domain-containing protein — translation MERKAIKKDTYLLMFKKYPDVVDVEQMSEMIGISTKTAYKLLRENKIKHFKIGRTYKIPKLNILLYINVL, via the coding sequence ATGGAAAGAAAAGCAATAAAAAAAGATACCTACCTTCTTATGTTTAAAAAATATCCAGATGTAGTGGATGTGGAACAAATGAGTGAAATGATTGGAATAAGTACAAAGACAGCGTACAAATTGCTTAGAGAAAATAAGATCAAGCATTTCAAGATTGGAAGAACTTATAAAATTCCAAAGCTTAATATTTTACTTTATATAAATGTTCTTTGA
- a CDS encoding sigma-70 family RNA polymerase sigma factor encodes MKPSNHEQSKRHTFDSFCKKILKHEARDYYDELKRQRSKEKTFSDLSAKEMEQLYTVDKYFVTEEIFNVLDLNIIVTDDLIIKALQSLPECKRDIILLSYFLELSDREIGDKLNMLRSTVQYQRTRTLQQIKTFMEGDVYE; translated from the coding sequence GTGAAACCTAGTAACCATGAACAAAGTAAAAGACACACCTTTGATAGTTTTTGTAAAAAAATCCTCAAGCATGAAGCAAGAGATTATTATGACGAATTAAAACGACAACGCAGCAAGGAAAAGACTTTTTCAGATTTGTCTGCAAAGGAAATGGAACAGCTTTACACAGTAGATAAATACTTTGTAACTGAGGAAATTTTCAATGTGCTAGACCTTAATATCATTGTTACAGATGATCTTATCATCAAAGCTTTACAAAGTTTGCCAGAGTGCAAACGAGATATTATTCTTCTTTCCTATTTCTTAGAATTATCTGATAGAGAAATAGGGGACAAGCTTAATATGCTGCGTTCTACTGTGCAGTATCAAAGGACAAGAACTTTACAACAGATAAAAACTTTTATGGAGGGAGATGTCTATGAGTAA
- a CDS encoding helix-turn-helix domain-containing protein — protein sequence MSNKVKNNHLLSYPLIALASSGDVDAINTVLKHYEGYIATLSTRQLYDESGNPHLCVDETLRRRLETKLITKILAFNVA from the coding sequence ATGAGTAACAAAGTAAAAAATAATCATCTACTTTCCTACCCACTTATCGCATTAGCTTCAAGTGGTGATGTTGACGCTATCAATACCGTTCTAAAGCATTATGAAGGGTATATAGCTACATTATCTACAAGGCAGCTATACGATGAGAGTGGCAATCCACATCTTTGTGTGGATGAGACATTACGCCGGAGATTGGAAACAAAATTGATTACCAAAATCTTAGCCTTTAATGTAGCTTAA
- a CDS encoding tyrosine-type recombinase/integrase, with amino-acid sequence MVAGHLRKQNGYFQMILSYKDGDGKRRTKSISTRLPIKGNQKRAEAMLLETRKNFNPEDAMTDKNTPFHKFLEKWLKDNSKSIGIETFALYSYNIRMFIKPYFKKSKIPICDLKSSHIESYYNHEKSENHASKMVILQLHEVITISLDYAVELGWIDSNPAKNINPATDEVSILFTDFMLEWLEMMKSSVEKTTYASYSNTVERRIVPYFLEKKYTLTEMEENPKYIQDYYQYELNLGLTANTVIHRHANIRKALQYAFQLHLIKSNPADRVERPKKEKYIASYYNPEELSTLFEVSKGDPMELAIILASFYGLRRSEIVGLKWDAIDFKAKTITIQYTVTEANMADGKGSIIVEKERTKSKSSRRILPLVKPFEDLLIKMYIEQKKNRKLCGNCYCNDYLEFIYVNELGERIKPGYLTQHFPILLKNNNLRRIRFHDLRHSCASLLYANGVSLKEIQEWLGHSDISTTSNTYTHLDYSSKVSSANAILPVFPSKKSEPQVEIKSDEEMQAIKKLYSTN; translated from the coding sequence ATGGTAGCAGGACACTTACGAAAACAAAATGGATATTTTCAAATGATATTAAGTTACAAGGATGGTGATGGAAAAAGGCGTACAAAATCAATTAGTACAAGATTACCAATAAAGGGGAATCAAAAACGTGCTGAAGCTATGCTTTTGGAAACAAGAAAGAACTTTAATCCAGAAGATGCCATGACGGATAAAAATACTCCCTTTCATAAATTTCTTGAAAAATGGCTGAAAGATAATAGCAAAAGTATAGGTATTGAAACATTTGCTTTATACTCATACAACATAAGAATGTTCATTAAACCCTACTTTAAAAAATCAAAGATTCCTATATGTGATTTAAAAAGCTCACATATAGAAAGTTATTACAATCATGAGAAATCAGAGAATCATGCTAGTAAAATGGTTATCCTGCAATTACATGAGGTAATTACTATTTCTCTTGATTATGCAGTAGAACTCGGATGGATTGATAGCAACCCAGCAAAAAATATTAACCCAGCCACAGATGAGGTATCTATACTCTTTACAGACTTTATGCTTGAATGGTTGGAAATGATGAAATCTAGTGTAGAAAAAACAACATACGCTTCCTATAGTAATACAGTAGAAAGACGAATTGTACCCTATTTTTTAGAAAAGAAGTACACACTTACAGAAATGGAAGAAAACCCTAAATATATTCAAGATTATTATCAATATGAATTAAATTTAGGATTAACAGCAAACACAGTTATTCATCGTCATGCTAATATCCGTAAGGCATTGCAATATGCCTTTCAACTTCATCTAATTAAATCTAATCCAGCTGATCGAGTAGAACGACCTAAAAAAGAGAAATATATTGCAAGTTACTATAATCCGGAGGAACTTAGCACATTATTTGAAGTTTCCAAAGGTGATCCTATGGAGCTGGCAATTATCTTAGCATCTTTCTATGGGTTGCGTAGAAGTGAAATAGTTGGTTTGAAATGGGATGCTATTGATTTTAAAGCTAAAACAATCACAATACAATATACTGTTACAGAGGCAAATATGGCTGATGGTAAGGGAAGTATTATTGTAGAAAAAGAACGGACAAAATCTAAGTCTAGTAGACGCATATTACCACTAGTAAAACCTTTTGAGGATTTACTTATCAAAATGTATATTGAGCAGAAAAAAAATAGAAAACTATGCGGTAATTGTTATTGTAATGACTACTTGGAGTTTATATATGTCAATGAGCTTGGTGAAAGAATAAAGCCAGGGTATTTGACACAACACTTCCCAATTTTATTGAAAAACAATAACTTGAGAAGAATTAGGTTCCATGATTTAAGACATTCTTGTGCTAGCCTCTTATATGCTAACGGAGTGAGTTTGAAAGAAATACAGGAATGGTTAGGTCATAGTGATATCTCAACAACCTCAAATACTTATACCCACTTAGACTATAGTAGCAAGGTTTCCTCTGCTAATGCAATTTTGCCTGTATTTCCATCAAAGAAATCAGAGCCACAGGTAGAGATTAAAAGTGACGAAGAAATGCAGGCAATAAAAAAACTCTATAGTACAAACTAA